A stretch of Hydrogenothermus marinus DNA encodes these proteins:
- a CDS encoding SPOR domain-containing protein, with protein MWKKLLLIILITAFSSFAESYINIYSIQVISTKDIKEAKNVYKKISKYPYARIEKIGSYYVVRVGNTRFTKELKPLLKEIKKYYKDSFIRIADIIPERIILANFKFKKEKVKSMIKEKKPDNQEKIKTKKEEKLKFVQNVNSSLVESYINIYSIQVISTKDIKEAKNVYKKISKYPYARIEKIGSYYVVRVGNTRFTKELKPLLKEIKKYYKDSFIRIADIIPERIILANFKFKKEKVKSMIKEKKPDNQEKIKTKKEEKFKIVKDTKDILSLIPDINIKNKTVKIEKTEKQKIKIQQDKVLNIEINEIDKDGINKTLKKYKDTLPYRDKVYAEDIVGRVNEALNTSYRNLKRSKEDYLAYKQFVDLYTKYSNRFKSHINYEYFEDVSRFYLKYQLKKYLWLNSYLYIDNENYFTNSYKKSNYKKLPSIDSLLTIGIKKIFNSSDIIIKLGARKSVELFPILSIDYNFKTNKYWDSTLSLGINQRAEESNLSFYGASKTNLKYSTTISINSKNVISGSTSINNYYSQDFKEIGNGYYFESRYLHKYRIGYPDFSNYIQLSGGFYNEKSNKTGSINKILITPNTQVLPDNFIEACIGSLFGINYIDSYKKQLRPFVDTNICYNTAYNIGYSLFSGLAGEMFDNDNLSFGVYIGKGFFANPYTIFRLQIYYTRWF; from the coding sequence ATGTGGAAAAAATTATTATTAATAATTTTAATAACAGCTTTTAGTAGTTTTGCAGAAAGTTATATTAATATATATAGTATTCAAGTAATAAGTACAAAAGATATTAAAGAAGCAAAAAATGTTTACAAAAAAATTTCTAAATATCCATATGCAAGAATTGAAAAGATTGGCTCTTACTATGTTGTTAGAGTTGGTAATACAAGGTTTACAAAAGAACTAAAACCTTTATTAAAAGAGATTAAAAAATACTATAAAGATTCTTTTATTAGGATAGCTGATATTATTCCTGAAAGAATTATATTAGCTAATTTTAAATTTAAAAAAGAAAAAGTTAAATCTATGATTAAAGAAAAAAAACCTGATAATCAAGAAAAAATAAAAACTAAAAAAGAAGAAAAATTAAAATTTGTTCAAAATGTAAATAGTAGTTTGGTAGAAAGTTATATTAATATATATAGTATTCAAGTAATAAGTACAAAAGATATTAAAGAAGCAAAAAATGTTTACAAAAAAATTTCTAAATATCCATATGCAAGAATTGAAAAGATTGGCTCTTACTATGTTGTTAGAGTTGGTAATACAAGGTTTACAAAAGAACTAAAACCTTTATTAAAAGAGATTAAAAAATACTATAAAGATTCTTTTATTAGGATAGCTGATATTATTCCTGAAAGAATTATATTAGCTAATTTTAAATTTAAAAAAGAAAAAGTTAAATCTATGATTAAAGAAAAAAAACCTGATAATCAAGAAAAAATAAAAACTAAAAAAGAGGAAAAATTTAAAATAGTTAAAGATACAAAAGATATTTTGAGTTTGATTCCAGATATAAATATTAAAAATAAAACAGTAAAAATAGAAAAAACAGAAAAACAGAAAATAAAAATACAACAAGATAAAGTACTAAATATAGAAATTAATGAAATAGATAAAGATGGAATAAACAAAACATTAAAAAAATACAAAGATACCTTACCTTATAGAGATAAAGTTTATGCAGAAGATATTGTTGGAAGAGTAAATGAAGCATTAAATACTTCTTATAGAAACTTAAAAAGAAGTAAGGAAGATTACCTTGCATATAAACAATTTGTAGATTTATATACAAAATATTCAAACAGATTTAAATCTCATATTAATTATGAATATTTTGAAGATGTTTCAAGATTTTATCTTAAATATCAATTAAAAAAATATCTTTGGCTAAATAGTTATCTTTATATAGATAATGAAAATTATTTCACAAATTCTTATAAAAAAAGTAATTATAAAAAATTGCCAAGTATTGATAGTTTATTAACAATAGGAATAAAAAAAATATTTAATTCTTCAGATATAATCATAAAGTTAGGAGCAAGAAAATCTGTAGAATTATTTCCTATTTTATCTATAGATTATAATTTCAAAACTAATAAATACTGGGATTCTACTTTATCCTTAGGAATAAATCAAAGAGCAGAAGAAAGTAATCTTTCTTTTTATGGAGCATCTAAAACTAATTTAAAATACAGTACAACAATATCAATAAACTCAAAAAATGTTATATCTGGTAGTACTTCAATTAATAATTATTATTCTCAAGATTTTAAAGAAATAGGTAATGGTTATTACTTTGAATCAAGATACTTACATAAATATAGAATAGGATATCCAGATTTTTCTAATTATATTCAGCTATCAGGAGGTTTTTATAATGAAAAATCAAATAAAACAGGTTCTATCAATAAAATTTTAATAACACCAAATACACAAGTTTTACCTGATAATTTTATAGAAGCATGTATAGGTTCTTTGTTTGGAATTAATTATATTGATAGTTATAAAAAACAATTAAGACCTTTTGTGGACACAAATATTTGCTACAATACTGCTTATAACATCGGATATTCACTATTTTCTGGATTGGCTGGTGAAATGTTTGATAATGATAACTTATCTTTTGGAGTTTATATAGGTAAAGGATTTTTTGCAAATCCTTACACAATTTTTAGATTACAAATTTATTACACAAGATGGTTCTAA
- the tsaD gene encoding tRNA (adenosine(37)-N6)-threonylcarbamoyltransferase complex transferase subunit TsaD — protein MKVLGIETSCDETAVAIYDSEKGLLSNVVSSQIEIHSEWGGVFPELAAREHTKNILPVLDKAIKDADISLSDIDAIAFTAAPGLIVSLVIGVVGAKALAFSIDKPLVPVHHIEAHIFSNFLEEKIDFPFLALVVSGGHTELYIINNFEDYKYLGGTIDDAVGEAYDKVARMLNLGYPGGPIIDKLSEKGICSLELPRPLLKGKPQHKYNFSFSGLKTAVLKEVEKQKYKPEDIAKSFQEAVVEVLVKKTLNAAAEFNIKNIVVAGGVSANKRLREKLTEEAKKEGIKVYFPPLYLCTDNAAMVAYTGYLRAKKGKFVSYDFKPYARIRMDKFVELI, from the coding sequence ATGAAAGTTTTAGGAATAGAAACTTCCTGTGATGAAACAGCAGTTGCTATTTATGATAGTGAGAAGGGGTTACTTTCAAATGTAGTCTCTTCTCAGATTGAAATACATTCTGAATGGGGAGGAGTTTTTCCTGAACTTGCTGCAAGGGAACACACTAAAAATATTTTGCCCGTCTTAGATAAAGCTATAAAAGATGCAGATATTTCTTTAAGTGATATAGATGCTATTGCCTTTACAGCTGCTCCCGGACTTATTGTTTCTCTGGTAATAGGTGTTGTAGGAGCAAAAGCTTTAGCTTTTTCAATTGATAAACCTTTAGTACCTGTTCATCATATAGAAGCTCATATATTTTCAAACTTTTTAGAAGAAAAAATAGATTTTCCTTTTTTAGCTTTAGTTGTTTCTGGTGGACATACAGAGCTTTATATTATAAATAATTTTGAAGATTATAAATATCTTGGTGGAACAATAGATGATGCAGTTGGTGAAGCTTATGATAAAGTTGCAAGAATGCTTAATTTAGGATATCCAGGGGGACCAATAATAGACAAGTTATCAGAAAAAGGTATCTGCTCTTTAGAACTTCCAAGACCTTTATTAAAAGGAAAACCACAACATAAATATAATTTTTCTTTTAGTGGATTAAAAACTGCAGTATTGAAAGAAGTAGAAAAACAAAAATATAAACCTGAAGATATAGCCAAAAGTTTCCAAGAAGCAGTTGTAGAGGTTTTAGTAAAAAAAACTTTAAATGCAGCTGCAGAGTTTAATATTAAAAATATAGTTGTTGCCGGTGGAGTTTCTGCCAATAAAAGATTAAGAGAAAAGCTAACTGAAGAAGCAAAAAAAGAAGGTATAAAAGTTTATTTTCCACCTTTATATCTCTGTACTGATAATGCAGCAATGGTAGCTTATACTGGATATTTAAGAGCTAAAAAAGGTAAGTTTGTAAGTTATGACTTTAAACCTTATGCAAGGATTAGAATGGATAAATTTGTAGAATTGATTTAG
- a CDS encoding endo alpha-1,4 polygalactosaminidase has protein sequence MKLLCYKDKLVILFALIIMSEAFSKNLAFYYDKDVPEELLKVYDYVVVNVEDISKNVLKKYNKKLVAYISIEEVSDKTKAKKEWILGKNKNWDSLVTDIRNKDYRKSLLNKIKNFRKEGINSFFFDTLDSYQLALKKKDWKSYENALANFIIEVKKQFPNSKIFLNRGFEVFDKVYPYINGVVAESLFRGYNGKNYYEVSKEDRKWLINKLNYIKSKNIPVYVIDYVKPNEKNLARKLAEKIEKLGFIPYITNKDLSIIGLSNFEIFPRKVLVIYKTKDDVAYSNAHRLIQMPLEYLGYVADLKTPKEAMQLKHTIDRYAGMVVWLENDIVKNYDKFYNWILKRIKNGNKILFLGYFGFPETQRYLKPLGLTAENNKAGFFSKNKVIFQDKIVGFEEKPPLNITPDSLIKTNKGKPLLILKNSKNQEFHPITITPWGGYVLEQYLTVDVGDIIKWIPNPFELLKRSLRLKPFPAPDFTTENGMRVLFSHIDGDGSVSLCEFCPTKKFAMEVIRDEILKKYKIPIGVSFIEAEIMPYGVYPQYSKKAIEVAKSIYALDNVEPASHTFSHPFKWMEISKLKDKNEIPEGYNLKIPNYKFSLYREIVDSVKNLSKLCPPNKKVNILYWSGDCNPPKKALKIAYEHNILNINGGDTYITKDRPFLSLVAPAGLKRGEYYQIYDGEQNEELYTDDFTKNFWGYKKVIETFQLTDKPRRLKPIDIYYHFFSGTKLASLNALKEVYNYALKQDVIPMKVSEYILKVLDFYHSAIAKEGDYWIIKTDKNLRTLKVPKGFGYPNLETSKGVIGFYPYNDQLYISLDGSGNYKIKFTENRPNQTYIKQTNARIKKVNKNEFSLKGYQPVKVIFNKLQNCKIYTKNKYKKIKNMLIFNTEKVEFKLECN, from the coding sequence ATGAAACTTTTATGCTACAAAGATAAACTAGTTATATTATTTGCCTTAATTATAATGTCTGAAGCATTTAGTAAAAATTTAGCCTTTTATTATGATAAAGACGTACCAGAAGAACTATTAAAAGTTTATGATTATGTTGTAGTTAATGTAGAAGATATTTCTAAGAATGTATTAAAAAAATATAATAAAAAATTAGTAGCTTATATAAGTATAGAGGAGGTTTCAGATAAAACAAAAGCTAAAAAAGAATGGATTTTAGGTAAAAACAAAAACTGGGATTCTTTAGTTACAGATATTAGAAATAAGGATTATAGAAAGTCCTTATTAAATAAAATAAAAAATTTTAGAAAAGAAGGAATAAATAGTTTCTTTTTTGATACATTAGACTCTTATCAATTAGCTTTAAAAAAGAAAGATTGGAAAAGTTATGAAAATGCTTTGGCAAATTTTATAATTGAAGTAAAAAAGCAATTTCCGAATTCAAAAATTTTCTTAAATAGAGGATTTGAGGTGTTTGACAAAGTTTATCCATATATTAATGGTGTTGTTGCAGAATCTCTATTTAGGGGATATAACGGGAAAAATTATTATGAAGTTTCAAAAGAAGATAGAAAATGGCTAATAAATAAATTAAATTACATAAAATCCAAAAATATTCCTGTTTATGTTATAGATTATGTCAAGCCAAATGAAAAAAATTTAGCAAGAAAATTAGCAGAAAAAATAGAAAAGTTAGGATTTATACCATATATTACAAACAAAGATTTATCAATTATAGGCCTATCTAATTTTGAGATATTTCCAAGAAAAGTTTTAGTTATTTATAAGACTAAGGATGATGTAGCATATTCTAATGCCCATAGATTAATTCAAATGCCATTAGAATATTTAGGATATGTAGCTGATTTAAAAACTCCAAAAGAGGCAATGCAGTTAAAACATACAATAGATAGATATGCCGGAATGGTAGTATGGCTTGAAAATGATATAGTTAAAAATTATGATAAATTTTATAATTGGATATTAAAAAGAATCAAAAATGGCAATAAAATTCTATTTTTAGGATATTTTGGATTTCCAGAAACGCAAAGGTATCTAAAGCCTTTAGGTTTAACTGCTGAAAATAACAAAGCTGGCTTTTTCAGTAAAAACAAAGTTATCTTTCAAGATAAAATTGTAGGGTTTGAAGAAAAACCTCCTTTAAACATAACTCCAGATAGCTTAATAAAAACCAATAAAGGAAAGCCTCTATTAATATTAAAAAATAGTAAAAATCAAGAGTTTCATCCTATTACTATAACACCATGGGGTGGATATGTTTTGGAACAATATTTGACTGTAGATGTTGGTGATATAATTAAATGGATACCAAATCCATTTGAATTACTTAAAAGAAGTCTTAGACTAAAACCTTTCCCTGCACCAGATTTTACCACTGAAAATGGCATGAGAGTTTTATTTTCTCATATAGATGGAGATGGTTCAGTTTCTCTTTGTGAATTTTGCCCTACCAAAAAATTTGCAATGGAAGTAATAAGAGATGAAATACTGAAAAAATATAAAATTCCAATAGGAGTATCCTTTATAGAAGCAGAAATTATGCCATATGGGGTTTATCCACAATACTCAAAAAAGGCTATAGAAGTGGCAAAATCTATTTATGCCCTTGATAATGTAGAACCGGCTTCACATACTTTTTCTCATCCATTTAAATGGATGGAAATTTCAAAGCTAAAAGATAAAAATGAAATTCCTGAAGGGTATAATTTAAAAATACCAAACTATAAATTTAGCTTATATAGAGAGATAGTTGATTCTGTAAAAAATTTATCTAAACTTTGTCCTCCAAACAAAAAAGTAAATATTTTATATTGGTCAGGCGATTGCAATCCTCCAAAAAAAGCTTTAAAAATAGCTTATGAACATAATATATTAAATATTAATGGTGGTGATACATACATAACAAAAGACAGGCCTTTTTTGTCATTAGTAGCTCCAGCCGGATTAAAAAGAGGAGAATATTATCAAATATATGACGGAGAACAAAATGAAGAGCTCTATACAGATGATTTTACCAAAAACTTTTGGGGATATAAAAAAGTAATAGAAACTTTCCAATTAACAGACAAACCAAGAAGATTGAAGCCAATTGATATTTATTATCACTTTTTTTCTGGAACAAAACTTGCAAGTTTAAATGCATTAAAAGAAGTTTATAACTATGCTTTAAAACAAGATGTAATTCCTATGAAAGTTTCAGAATATATTCTGAAAGTTCTTGATTTTTACCATAGTGCTATTGCAAAAGAAGGAGATTATTGGATAATAAAGACAGATAAAAATTTAAGAACACTCAAAGTTCCAAAAGGCTTTGGATATCCTAATTTAGAAACAAGTAAAGGTGTAATAGGTTTTTATCCATATAATGACCAACTTTATATAAGTTTAGATGGCTCTGGAAATTATAAAATAAAATTTACAGAAAATAGACCAAATCAAACTTACATAAAACAGACAAATGCAAGAATAAAAAAGGTAAATAAAAATGAATTTAGTTTAAAAGGGTATCAACCTGTAAAGGTAATATTTAACAAATTACAAAATTGCAAGATATATACAAAAAATAAATATAAAAAAATTAAGAATATGCTAATCTTCAACACGGAAAAAGTGGAGTTTAAGCTTGAGTGCAACTAA
- a CDS encoding S41 family peptidase — MKNKLALVSGILILFFAGFTFGINAKTENDRSEDIKLLGLYTHVFKLVKDYYVEPVESKKLVYSSLRGMMQALDPFSSFFTPDEFKEFTTETKGEFGGLGIEITMENHKLIIVAPIEDTPAWRAGLKAGDIILKIDGKPVEKMTLMQAVKLMRGKPGTKVTLTILRKGVEKPFDVTIVRDIIHVKSVKTKQLKDDIGYIRLTQFQENSAEEFEKALEKFKNKKGIIVDLRNNPGGLLSAAVTIADMILPEGKLIVYTKGRIPSSNEKYYSESKPIIYPKIPIVLIVNRGSASASEILTGALRDNNRALVVGDRTFGKASVQTLMPLPDGSGLKLTTAHYYTPSGKMIMYKGIMPDIIVHESQEEQLKRMKAEREAKLKGKKIKIEDPQLEAAINAIKILNFAKESI; from the coding sequence TTGAAAAATAAACTTGCTTTAGTATCTGGAATATTAATTTTATTTTTTGCAGGATTTACTTTTGGTATTAATGCAAAAACAGAAAACGATAGATCAGAAGATATTAAATTACTTGGTCTTTATACCCATGTTTTTAAATTAGTTAAAGATTATTATGTAGAACCAGTAGAGTCTAAAAAACTTGTTTATAGTTCTTTAAGAGGAATGATGCAAGCTCTGGATCCTTTCTCTTCATTCTTTACTCCTGATGAGTTTAAAGAGTTTACTACAGAAACAAAAGGCGAATTTGGTGGTTTAGGGATAGAAATAACTATGGAAAATCATAAACTTATAATTGTTGCTCCTATTGAGGATACCCCTGCTTGGAGAGCTGGATTAAAAGCTGGAGATATTATTCTTAAAATAGATGGAAAGCCTGTTGAAAAAATGACTTTAATGCAAGCTGTAAAATTAATGAGAGGAAAACCTGGAACAAAAGTAACTCTTACTATTTTAAGAAAAGGAGTAGAAAAACCTTTTGATGTAACAATTGTAAGAGATATTATCCATGTAAAAAGTGTAAAAACAAAACAGTTAAAAGATGATATAGGTTATATCAGATTAACCCAATTCCAAGAAAATTCTGCAGAAGAATTTGAAAAAGCTTTAGAAAAATTTAAAAACAAAAAAGGAATTATTGTTGATTTAAGAAATAATCCTGGTGGCCTTTTATCAGCAGCTGTTACTATTGCAGATATGATTCTTCCTGAAGGTAAACTTATTGTTTATACAAAAGGAAGAATACCAAGTAGTAATGAAAAATATTATTCTGAATCTAAACCTATAATTTATCCAAAAATTCCTATAGTTTTAATTGTTAACCGAGGTTCTGCAAGTGCTTCTGAAATATTAACTGGTGCATTAAGAGATAATAATAGAGCTTTAGTTGTTGGAGATAGAACATTTGGAAAAGCATCTGTTCAAACACTTATGCCACTTCCAGATGGTTCTGGATTAAAACTTACCACAGCTCATTATTACACTCCAAGTGGAAAAATGATTATGTATAAAGGAATAATGCCTGATATTATTGTGCATGAATCTCAAGAAGAACAACTTAAAAGAATGAAAGCAGAACGAGAAGCTAAACTCAAAGGTAAAAAAATAAAAATAGAAGATCCTCAACTTGAAGCGGCAATTAATGCTATTAAGATATTAAATTTTGCAAAAGAAAGTATATAA
- a CDS encoding tetratricopeptide repeat protein: MSATKEILENKKVISKYELLAIIILFITILIILFPKGKLETMIDMETSNYEVSIKYLESLSKAYPKHAFFKIALLRFYLKTGKLKKAENLIENCQKNKQCIGNIGFIKNSYFVYKNLYFKSKNKKYLIEAKKYLSLILKLNPTETNYEFVLNESKSMNFVDLSYKTLKKLVKINPKKEYLKDLLNISLYYKDYKAALNILDILYKKEKNIKYLEKKAQIYEYLKHSEKAKDIYLTLFKITKNENVKTKYFLKAVYILLWNKKYKEAINIAKRYENYFLKTRNRLALKKILDIYLQTGNLKLARILSLKILKVIN; encoded by the coding sequence TTGAGTGCAACTAAGGAAATTTTAGAAAATAAAAAAGTAATATCTAAATATGAACTACTCGCTATTATTATTTTATTTATAACTATTCTTATAATACTTTTTCCAAAAGGAAAATTGGAAACAATGATAGATATGGAAACAAGTAATTATGAAGTTTCAATTAAATATTTAGAAAGTTTATCAAAAGCATACCCAAAACATGCTTTTTTTAAAATAGCTCTTTTACGATTTTATTTAAAAACTGGTAAACTAAAAAAAGCAGAAAATTTAATTGAAAATTGTCAAAAAAACAAACAATGTATAGGAAATATTGGTTTTATTAAGAATAGTTATTTCGTTTATAAAAATCTATATTTTAAATCTAAAAATAAAAAATATTTAATAGAAGCGAAAAAATATTTAAGTTTAATTCTAAAGCTTAATCCTACAGAAACTAATTATGAATTTGTATTAAATGAAAGTAAATCTATGAATTTTGTAGATTTAAGCTATAAAACATTAAAAAAATTAGTAAAAATAAATCCTAAAAAAGAATACCTAAAAGATCTTCTAAATATAAGTCTATATTATAAAGATTATAAAGCTGCTTTAAATATCTTAGATATACTTTACAAAAAAGAAAAAAATATAAAATATTTAGAAAAGAAAGCACAGATTTATGAATACTTAAAACATTCAGAAAAAGCAAAAGATATATATTTAACTTTATTTAAAATTACAAAGAATGAAAATGTAAAAACAAAATACTTTTTGAAAGCAGTTTATATTCTTCTTTGGAATAAAAAATATAAAGAAGCTATAAATATAGCAAAAAGATATGAAAATTATTTTTTAAAAACAAGAAATAGATTAGCTTTGAAAAAAATACTTGATATTTATCTTCAAACTGGAAATTTAAAATTAGCAAGAATTTTATCATTAAAAATATTAAAGGTAATAAATTAA
- a CDS encoding tetratricopeptide repeat protein — MKRIIVSLILIVLLINPVFSKQKFDLQLYELMYKSFIYTQDLEHAYIVAKKVLKVIPFSIKWRKRVAQLALWLGKTDEAYKNYLYIYNKTKDPSIEKILFTFSYPEIINLKIQKYETQVKKGNYQNALELAKLYEYTGYPEKSLKLLKQIYEKTNKKEYLYEYLIYATKLGETHILVKYIQTLKVFPLEKKYDIVYLLIAKGYYDKALEVLRYVQDLPKDKTYYNLLLFLLLKNQKYKEFIKVVKYLLIKQQIDISYIYPLLDYYYRKKDLQSLEFIYSKIYKIKKTKAFIKEYINILIENKKFQQALEILNENTSIFSDKEYLFYLAKIYAGLKNKEKVAKIYKILLKDYREQLSLNEKKEILWFFIDNSEEYYKLLKTYLPFFKKEKDLYIEVITAYMNIQELDKAYSLAKKYINKEKNNLSFLILYADILNIQTKFDESSYYYNKAWILANKQLRINPNIINNKEFLRNYIRLSFKYSSPKKIKKLLKIAKNTLNYNEYLNLILDYYLYLGEYDPSFYIYNYKRIF, encoded by the coding sequence ATGAAAAGAATAATTGTTTCTTTAATTTTAATAGTATTGCTAATAAATCCTGTATTTAGTAAACAAAAATTTGATTTACAACTTTATGAGCTTATGTATAAAAGTTTTATCTATACGCAAGATTTAGAACATGCTTATATTGTTGCAAAAAAAGTACTAAAAGTTATACCTTTTAGTATAAAATGGAGGAAAAGAGTTGCACAACTAGCTCTTTGGCTTGGAAAAACAGACGAAGCATATAAAAACTATCTTTATATTTACAATAAAACTAAAGATCCTTCTATAGAAAAAATACTATTTACCTTTTCTTATCCTGAAATTATTAATCTGAAAATACAAAAATATGAAACACAGGTAAAAAAAGGAAATTATCAAAATGCTTTAGAACTTGCAAAATTGTATGAATATACTGGTTATCCAGAAAAATCTCTAAAGTTATTAAAGCAAATTTATGAAAAAACTAATAAAAAAGAGTATTTATATGAATACTTAATCTATGCAACTAAATTAGGTGAAACTCATATTTTAGTTAAATATATTCAAACTTTAAAAGTTTTCCCTTTAGAAAAAAAATATGACATAGTATATCTTTTAATAGCAAAAGGATATTATGATAAGGCACTGGAAGTATTAAGATATGTGCAAGATTTACCAAAAGATAAAACTTATTATAATTTACTGCTATTTTTACTTTTGAAAAATCAAAAATATAAAGAATTTATAAAAGTAGTTAAATATCTTTTAATAAAACAACAGATTGATATTTCTTATATATATCCTCTTTTAGATTATTATTATAGGAAAAAGGATTTACAATCTTTAGAATTTATATACTCTAAAATCTATAAAATAAAAAAAACAAAAGCATTTATAAAAGAATATATAAATATACTTATAGAAAACAAAAAATTCCAACAAGCTTTAGAAATATTAAATGAAAACACGAGTATATTTAGTGATAAAGAATATCTGTTTTATTTAGCAAAAATTTATGCAGGACTAAAAAATAAAGAAAAAGTTGCCAAGATTTACAAAATTTTATTAAAAGATTATAGAGAACAACTTTCCCTAAATGAAAAGAAAGAGATTTTATGGTTTTTTATAGATAATTCTGAAGAATATTATAAGTTATTAAAAACATATCTACCTTTCTTTAAAAAAGAAAAAGATTTATATATAGAAGTTATTACTGCATATATGAATATCCAAGAATTAGATAAAGCTTATAGTTTAGCTAAAAAATATATAAATAAAGAGAAAAATAATTTATCCTTTTTAATATTATATGCAGATATATTAAACATACAAACAAAATTTGATGAAAGTTCTTATTATTACAATAAAGCATGGATTTTAGCTAATAAACAGCTAAGAATAAATCCAAATATAATAAACAATAAAGAATTTTTAAGGAATTATATTAGGCTTTCTTTCAAATATAGCTCACCTAAAAAAATAAAAAAATTACTAAAAATTGCAAAAAATACCCTTAATTATAATGAATACTTAAACCTAATATTAGATTATTATCTATATTTAGGAGAATATGATCCATCCTTTTATATTTACAACTATAAGAGGATTTTCTAA